The Lactuca sativa cultivar Salinas chromosome 2, Lsat_Salinas_v11, whole genome shotgun sequence genome includes the window ACTTTAAGATGGACATATGATGCGTTCCTAAGCTTTAGAGGTGAAGATACTCGCAACAACTTTATAGATCATCTTTATGCTGCTCTAGATCAAAGAGGACTACATGTGTTCAAAGACGATAAGGCGCTTCATAAAGGGAAAGCAATCTCTCAAGACCTGCTGGAAGCCATTAAAGAATCGAGGTTTGCTGTGGTTGTTTTCTCTAAAAATTATGCCGGCTCCTCATGGTGTTTGGATGAACTTGTAAAAATCATGGAATGCAAAGATCAGATGGGACTGATGGTGTTACCGGTGTTCTATCACATTGACCCATCTGATGTACGCCAACAGAAAAGAGACTTCGATACTGCTTTTCAGCAACACGATGACAAGTTTAAGAGAGAGATGGATCAAGTGAACAGGTGGAGGAAAGCTTTAGCTGCAGCTGCGAGTTTATCAGGCTGGCATGTCAAGGAAACAGGCAGTGGGTTAGTTTTCCTAAATCTGTTGCTTCAGTTACTTATTATAAGGCTTATGAACTTAATTTCGAATGTTCTATTAGACTATTGTGTTACATATGATGGCGATTTTGTTCAAAACAGTTTGTTATACCTATGTAGTATGGGTTGATTTTAATTAATCAATTGTTAATTTGCTAGGGGCGAATCATCTGTCATCACAGAGATTGTTGAGGAGATCTTATATGGTACAAAATCTCATGGCATGGAGAAAAAGCTAATTGGTATCGAGTCTCATATAAATGAATTATATTCATTATTGGGTATGGAAATGACAGAAGAGGTGCACTTTGTAGGGATATTGGGAATGGGAGGAATTGGTAAGACAACTATTGCTAAAGCTTTATTTCGAAGAATTGCCCATAATTTTGAGTGTAGTAGCTTTGTTAGAGATGTTAGAGAAAATAGTTCTAGTAAAAGAGATATATGTGCCTTACAAGAAAGGGTTCTAAGTGAAATTCTAAACACAAGTCAGCGATTTTTTGTTAATGATCCTGAGGATGGAGCCTACATGATACATCAACGATTTTGCAAAAATAAGGTTCTTCTAGTTCTTGATGACGTGGATGATGTTGAGCAATTAAAGTTCCTAAGTGCAAGTCGACGTCATTGGTTTGGTCCTGGAAGTAGAATCATCATAACCACTAGAGACGAGCATTTGCTATCAGGTGCAAATGCCAAGTACAAACCGGATTTTTTACATATGAATGAAGCTATTGAGCTCTTCTGTTTGCATGCTTTTCGGAAAAATAGCCCTCCAAAAGGTTATGAGGAGCTCTCATATCGTGCAATAAACTATGCTAGCGGCCTTCCTCTAGCCCTAGAAGTTTTAGGTGCATTCTTCCATGGAAGAGAGGTATGTGTTTGGGAAAGTGCTTTAGATAAACTAGCCGAAATATCGGATGATAAGATTCTTGACATACTAAAGTTAAGTTATGATGGGCTAGATGTTTATGAGAAAAAAGTATTCCTAGACATTGCATGTTTTTTCAAGGGAAAAGACAAGGAACATGTAAGTAGAGTACTCGATAGCTTTGGTTTTCACGCGAAAATCGGGATTAAAGTTCTAGAAGAAAAATCTCTTATAACCATTTCAAATAAAAGGCTAGACATGCATGATCTCATACAGGCAATGGGTTGGCAAATAGTTCGTGAGAGATTCATGGATAGCAGACTATGGCAACTTGAACAAATCCATGATTTGGCCAAGGGAAAGAAGGTAAAATTAATCACCATCTTTATAATATCGTTTTCTTTTAtgattttcatttatgttttggaatgagtACAGAATCCAGAAGCAATTGAAGCCATAATGTTGATGGACAATGAATACCTTATCGAAGACTATGATACAAAGTTGGGTTTAAGTGCTGATGTTTTTGAACGCATGAAAAATCTTCGGCTACTTGATATTGATGGGAAATTCACTTCTACCCAACCTACATTTCTCCCTGATGAGTTGCGATGGCTTCATTGGAATGATTACCCATTCTTGTTTCTGCCATTGGGGGATATGTGTAAGCTTGTTGGGCTTAAAATGGAACATGGATCAGACATCAAACATTTATGGGAAGGCCGAAAGGTATTTATTTAGTCATGGGAATTTACAAATAAACAAATGGTTCTATTTTGTATTGTGTTCTGGATGATCtcgatattaattttatttttcaatttctgTTTTGCTTGTCAGATTCTACCAAACTTGAAATTCATTCACCTCGAAAGCTTGTGCAAACTCACATCATTTCCAGATGTCTCTGGGGCCCCAAATATCAAGAGGTTAATTTTCTCAAAATGTTGGGGATTGGAGGAGGTTCATGAGTCTCTTGGATCTCATAGAGGGTTGGTTTACTTGGACATGAATGGTTGTAGTCGAGTCAAGCATCTCCCATCAAGGCTTGAGATGGAATCCTTGGAGACTCTAATTCTCTCAGGATGTGAGAGTCTTGAAAGATTCCCAGAAGTCTCCCCATGTATGACTAAACTATCACAAATAAATCTTTATTCTTGTTCTAGAATAAAGGAATTGCCTTCATCAATAAGATATTTGTCTAGCCTAAACCTCTTGAATCTCACAAACTGTTGGAAGCTTAAGAGCATACCAGACTCTATTTGTGAGTTAAAGGATCTTAAGTGTCTTCATCTTCACAACTGCAAGGAACTGAATTTTTTTCCTAAGAGGCTTGGAAGCATGAAAATATTAGAAGAGCTTTTACTAGGTTTTACGTGTGATACGGGAAGCCCACAAAAGTCTGTTGGTTTTAAATTTTTTACAGGTCTGTCTTCCTTGAAAAAATTAGACCTCAGCTGGAGACGTATTCATGAAAAAAGCTTTCCCAAAAACCTTGATGCATTTTCCTCCTTGGAAGAACTATATTTAAGTGGCAACCATAAATTAGTTGAGTTACCTGCAAGCATCTGCCATCTTTCTCGTCTTAGACGCCTAGAATTGAATAACTGCAGCCAACTTGAAAGTTTGTGTGCGCTTCCGTCAAGTATACAAGTATTGAAGGCAAATGATTGTATCTCCTTGAAAAAGATTGGAGATGTATTAAAAGATAGCGAATGGTTATATAAGATATGGCTAACTAATTGCCATAAATTACTAGAAGACGAAGAGAATCAAAGATACCTTGATAAGATGTTGCAACTATCTTTCATTAAGGTGGTTCATCTCTATTTATCTTATACCATTTAATTTATTTTGGGCATTAATTTTGCAACTATGTTTCATTAAGGTGGTTCGTCTCTATTTATCATATACCATTTAATTTATTTAGTTTATTTAGGGCATTTATGTTGCAACTATCTTTCATTAAGGTGGTTCATCTCTATTTATCTTATCCCATTTAATTTATTTAGGGCATTTATGTTGCAACTATCTTTCATTAAGGTGGTTCATCTCTATTTATCTTATCTCATTTAATTTATTTAGGGCATTTATGTTGCAACTATTTTTCATTAAGGTGGTTCATCTCTATTTATCTTATCCCATTAAATTTATTTAGGGCATTTATGTTGCAACTACCTTTCATTAAGGTGGTTCATCTCTATTTATCTTATCTCATTTAATTTATTTAGGGTTTTTAATTTATTCATGACTATTTTCAATACTGAATATGTCATTCATGTATTTTGCATTTACAAGAGAATTTTGGACtcttaactttttttattttttgggtGGGACAAAAAATTACAATATTTGTACCCTTAAcattagtcaaagtcaaagtacaAGCCCAAATGAATTAGGACATGTTATGTTCTGTGTAATAAATGGGCCTTCGGCTCCCATATCTAGGAAGCAACTATTATATTTATTCAATAAATAAACAAtgtaataatgatgtttttggtTTATTTCAGAGTTGTGCTGCTGTAAATCATCGTTTAAGTATATCTATTCCTGGAAGCAAGATCCCAAGTTGGTTCAAAGAAAAAAAGGATGGGTGCAGAATAGGATTAAAGTTACCTCACAAATGGCATACTAAAATCATGGGTTTCCTGGTAGGTGGTGTGTTTTCTAAATGGGGTTGGGGATATGTTTGTCCTCGCATCATCTTCAAACTTGTAAATGATGGAAATATTATTCTTAAGTCAGAGGTTAACCATATCAAGGCAATAGAAACAACTGAGAATGGGGGGAATGTATGGATTAGCTATATGCCGTTAGGTTTCTTTCAGAAGATGTATCATGATCTTCAACCTCAAGATTGGTCTCATATCCAAGATAATCTTAAGATGACTATAAGCTTGACAGATGGCACACAATCTGTAGCAATTGGGGCACATGTTATCTACAAAGAAAACGTCCAACAACTTAAAACTTCTTTCTCTGATTATGGGAACATGGTGCACGTTGATGATGAGGATCTTAGATATGATGAACTTATCTCTGGCAACACATATGTGTATGAAGATAAGTTTGATGAGGAGGCTTTGATGCCTTTAAGAAGTAGAACCTCAGCAAGGTGTAACAAGAGGAACCTACATTGTGTCATCACCTTATCCGGACCTCGTTGAAATATCCCTTGTATAGGTCCAAATTGAGATAActttaaacaaaaatattttaggTAGCTTTTGGTGGGTGGAACAAGACTAAGATTGGATGCAACTGGATTCTATGAAGAGCTTTGGTGAGGATGGAAAAGTGGTTATTGACCAAGTCAGATGAGACTAAATACTAGAATTGTAGTCCCACCCGAAAGGAACACAATAGaacaaaaacttttg containing:
- the LOC111917357 gene encoding TMV resistance protein N isoform X2; this translates as MASFKSSPSSSSSLPTLRWTYDAFLSFRGEDTRNNFIDHLYAALDQRGLHVFKDDKALHKGKAISQDLLEAIKESRFAVVVFSKNYAGSSWCLDELVKIMECKDQMGLMVLPVFYHIDPSDVRQQKRDFDTAFQQHDDKFKREMDQVNRWRKALAAAASLSGWHVKETGSGGESSVITEIVEEILYGTKSHGMEKKLIGILGMGGIGKTTIAKALFRRIAHNFECSSFVRDVRENSSSKRDICALQERVLSEILNTSQRFFVNDPEDGAYMIHQRFCKNKVLLVLDDVDDVEQLKFLSASRRHWFGPGSRIIITTRDEHLLSGANAKYKPDFLHMNEAIELFCLHAFRKNSPPKGYEELSYRAINYASGLPLALEVLGAFFHGREVCVWESALDKLAEISDDKILDILKLSYDGLDVYEKKVFLDIACFFKGKDKEHVSRVLDSFGFHAKIGIKVLEEKSLITISNKRLDMHDLIQAMGWQIVRERFMDSRLWQLEQIHDLAKGKKNPEAIEAIMLMDNEYLIEDYDTKLGLSADVFERMKNLRLLDIDGKFTSTQPTFLPDELRWLHWNDYPFLFLPLGDMCKLVGLKMEHGSDIKHLWEGRKILPNLKFIHLESLCKLTSFPDVSGAPNIKRLIFSKCWGLEEVHESLGSHRGLVYLDMNGCSRVKHLPSRLEMESLETLILSGCESLERFPEVSPCMTKLSQINLYSCSRIKELPSSIRYLSSLNLLNLTNCWKLKSIPDSICELKDLKCLHLHNCKELNFFPKRLGSMKILEELLLGFTCDTGSPQKSVGFKFFTGLSSLKKLDLSWRRIHEKSFPKNLDAFSSLEELYLSGNHKLVELPASICHLSRLRRLELNNCSQLESLCALPSSIQVLKANDCISLKKIGDVLKDSEWLYKIWLTNCHKLLEDEENQRYLDKMLQLSFIKSCAAVNHRLSISIPGSKIPSWFKEKKDGCRIGLKLPHKWHTKIMGFLVGGVFSKWGWGYVCPRIIFKLVNDGNIILKSEVNHIKAIETTENGGNVWISYMPLGFFQKMYHDLQPQDWSHIQDNLKMTISLTDGTQSVAIGAHVIYKENVQQLKTSFSDYGNMVHVDDEDLRYDELISGNTYVYEDKFDEEALMPLRSRTSARCNKRNLHCVITLSGPR
- the LOC111917357 gene encoding TMV resistance protein N isoform X1; this encodes MASFKSSPSSSSSLPTLRWTYDAFLSFRGEDTRNNFIDHLYAALDQRGLHVFKDDKALHKGKAISQDLLEAIKESRFAVVVFSKNYAGSSWCLDELVKIMECKDQMGLMVLPVFYHIDPSDVRQQKRDFDTAFQQHDDKFKREMDQVNRWRKALAAAASLSGWHVKETGSGGESSVITEIVEEILYGTKSHGMEKKLIGIESHINELYSLLGMEMTEEVHFVGILGMGGIGKTTIAKALFRRIAHNFECSSFVRDVRENSSSKRDICALQERVLSEILNTSQRFFVNDPEDGAYMIHQRFCKNKVLLVLDDVDDVEQLKFLSASRRHWFGPGSRIIITTRDEHLLSGANAKYKPDFLHMNEAIELFCLHAFRKNSPPKGYEELSYRAINYASGLPLALEVLGAFFHGREVCVWESALDKLAEISDDKILDILKLSYDGLDVYEKKVFLDIACFFKGKDKEHVSRVLDSFGFHAKIGIKVLEEKSLITISNKRLDMHDLIQAMGWQIVRERFMDSRLWQLEQIHDLAKGKKNPEAIEAIMLMDNEYLIEDYDTKLGLSADVFERMKNLRLLDIDGKFTSTQPTFLPDELRWLHWNDYPFLFLPLGDMCKLVGLKMEHGSDIKHLWEGRKILPNLKFIHLESLCKLTSFPDVSGAPNIKRLIFSKCWGLEEVHESLGSHRGLVYLDMNGCSRVKHLPSRLEMESLETLILSGCESLERFPEVSPCMTKLSQINLYSCSRIKELPSSIRYLSSLNLLNLTNCWKLKSIPDSICELKDLKCLHLHNCKELNFFPKRLGSMKILEELLLGFTCDTGSPQKSVGFKFFTGLSSLKKLDLSWRRIHEKSFPKNLDAFSSLEELYLSGNHKLVELPASICHLSRLRRLELNNCSQLESLCALPSSIQVLKANDCISLKKIGDVLKDSEWLYKIWLTNCHKLLEDEENQRYLDKMLQLSFIKSCAAVNHRLSISIPGSKIPSWFKEKKDGCRIGLKLPHKWHTKIMGFLVGGVFSKWGWGYVCPRIIFKLVNDGNIILKSEVNHIKAIETTENGGNVWISYMPLGFFQKMYHDLQPQDWSHIQDNLKMTISLTDGTQSVAIGAHVIYKENVQQLKTSFSDYGNMVHVDDEDLRYDELISGNTYVYEDKFDEEALMPLRSRTSARCNKRNLHCVITLSGPR